One genomic region from Gossypium hirsutum isolate 1008001.06 chromosome D13, Gossypium_hirsutum_v2.1, whole genome shotgun sequence encodes:
- the LOC107893363 gene encoding serine/threonine-protein kinase RIPK — protein MAVMKFTWRSIIPRCSKGIEEPEAEAEAETKKQDSKQGSFSRLAMIDLSYPSSMFTEDLSTSLAGSNLYVFTLEELKVITQCFSSANFLGEGGFGPVHKGFIDDNLRPGLEAQPVAVKLLDLEGLQGHREWLTEVVFLAQLSHPHLVKLIGYCCEDENRLLVYEYMPRGSLENQLFAKYSVPLPWSTRMKIALGAAKGLAYLHEAEKPVIYRDFKASNILLDSDYSAKLSDFGLAKDGPEGDKTHVSTRVMGTRGYAAPEYIMTGHLTAMSDVYSFGVVLLELLTGRRSLDKSRSPREQNLAEWARPMLNESRRLARIMDPKLEGQYSETGARKAAALAYQCLSHRAKQRPKMSDVVNILEPLLDYGETSVASFVYTVPTHQKGGSPPKDDTDTKECEAKTELKKENGHHRNRHHHRRSHKSRDGHRHQNKSSSQSSVHSENDTSKQNLENGSNEECNID, from the exons ATGGCCGTAATGAAGTTTACATGGAGATCCATTATCCCAAGGTGTTCAAAGGGTATTGAAGAACCAGAAGCAGAAGCAGAAGCAGAGACAAAGAAACAAGATTCAAAACAAGGTTCTTTTTCCAGGCTTGCAATGATAGATTTAAGTTACCCAAGTTCGATGTTCACCGAGGATCTTTCCACATCGCTTGCCGGTTCAAATCTATATGTTTTTACACTGGAGGAATTAAAGGTGATAACACAGTGCTTTTCATCGGCTAATTTTCTAGGTGAAGGTGGGTTCGGACCAGTTCATAAAGGGTTCATTGATGACAACCTTAGACCTGGTTTAGAAGCTCAGCCTGTTGCTGTTAAACTCTTGGATTTAGAAGGCTTGCAAGGACACAGAGAATGGCTG ACAGAAGTGGTGTTTCTTGCACAACTGAGTCATCCACACTTGGTGAAACTGATTGGATATTGCTGTGAAGATGAAAATAGGCTGTTGGTGTATGAATATATGCCTAGAGGAAGCCTTGAAAACCAACTTTTTGCAA AGTATTCAGTGCCACTTCCATGGTCGACAAGGATGAAAATTGCTCTTGGAGCTGCTAAGGGACTTGCTTATCTCCATGAAGCTGAAAAACCAGTCATTTACAgagattttaaagcttcaaataTCTTGTTGGACTCG GATTACAGTGCTAAACTTTCAGATTTTGGGCTAGCAAAAGATGGTCCTGAAGGGGATAAAACCCATGTTTCAACCAGGGTAATGGGAACAAGAGGATATGCTGCTCCTGAATATATCATGACAG GTCACTTGACTGCTATGAGTGATGTTTATAGTTTCGGTGTTGTACTTTTGGAGCTTCTAACAGGGAGGAGATCTTTAGACAAGAGCCGGTCTCCGAGGGAACAGAATTTAGCCGAGTGGGCTCGGCCGATGTTGAATGAATCTCGGAGACTTGCTCGGATAATGGACCCTAAGCTCGAAGGGCAGTACTCGGAAACAGGGGCTCGAAAAGCGGCAGCATTGGCATACCAATGCCTCAGCCACCGGGCAAAACAGAGACCGAAAATGAGTGATGTGGTCAATATTTTGGAGCCACTGCTGGACTATGGAGAAACCTCGGTTGCTTCCTTTGTTTACACAGTCCCAACTCACCAAAAAGGTGGTTCGCCACCAAAGGATGATACGGACACTAAAGAATGTGAAGCCAAAACCGAGTTAAAGAAAGAGAACGGCCACCACCGCAACCGCCACCATCATCGGAGAAGCCACAAAAGCCGCGATGGCCATAGGCATCAAAACAAATCATCGAGTCAATCTTCGGTCCATTCAGAAAACGACACTTCGAAGCAAAACCTTGAAAACGGGTCTAATGAAGAATGCAATATAGACTAA